A genomic segment from Arcobacter acticola encodes:
- a CDS encoding OmpA family protein → MKKILLTSLLCSVSLFSASNPSNLYGYEVTPFVSGILTDSKAGLDNNNYLNAGIALGKNIDDSFIDQVEIAYMRSDSLEYDATDGNTNVNRAFLNAVKKFALTEKLSAYGLAGAGYQDVSQELGDHEDSVLLNYGVGLRYDIPYYGIALKGDVRHLLALKNNQNSLIYTFGLALPLGKKYTETIAATVPVVNEPVVQEEVMPEPIKAEPMDDDKDGVLNEFDKCPNTSTGVKVNKDGCFEVVNLNINFDNDSVQIKDQYMKNIETFAKILKENKSLTAVIEAHTDSKGTDAYNQTLSDRRAIAVVNELKKLDVNSSRLTSRGYGESQPIASNDTAEGKALNRRVTALVNK, encoded by the coding sequence ATGAAAAAAATTTTACTTACATCGTTGTTATGTTCTGTATCACTTTTCTCTGCAAGTAATCCTAGCAATCTTTATGGTTATGAAGTTACACCTTTTGTATCTGGAATATTAACAGATAGTAAGGCTGGATTAGACAATAACAACTATCTTAATGCAGGAATTGCATTAGGAAAAAATATTGATGATTCTTTCATCGATCAAGTTGAAATAGCATATATGAGAAGCGATAGTCTTGAATATGATGCTACAGATGGTAATACAAATGTAAACAGAGCATTTTTAAATGCTGTAAAAAAATTTGCTTTAACTGAAAAATTATCAGCATATGGACTAGCTGGAGCTGGGTATCAAGATGTTAGCCAAGAGTTAGGAGACCATGAAGACTCTGTTCTTCTTAATTATGGGGTTGGTTTAAGATATGATATTCCTTATTACGGTATAGCTTTAAAAGGAGATGTTAGACATTTACTTGCATTGAAAAACAATCAAAATAGCTTAATATATACTTTTGGATTAGCTTTACCTCTTGGTAAGAAATATACTGAAACAATAGCAGCTACTGTTCCAGTTGTTAATGAGCCAGTTGTACAAGAAGAAGTGATGCCAGAACCTATAAAAGCAGAACCAATGGATGATGATAAAGATGGTGTTTTAAATGAATTTGATAAATGTCCAAATACTTCAACTGGTGTAAAAGTAAACAAAGATGGTTGTTTTGAAGTTGTAAATTTGAACATCAATTTTGATAATGATTCAGTTCAAATAAAAGACCAATATATGAAAAATATTGAAACATTTGCAAAAATATTAAAAGAAAATAAATCTTTAACTGCAGTGATAGAAGCACATACAGACTCTAAAGGAACTGATGCTTATAATCAAACTTTGTCTGACAGAAGAGCAATTGCTGTTGTAAATGAATTAAAAAAACTAGATGTGAATTCATCTAGATTAACATCAAGAGGATATGGGGAATCTCAACCTATCGCTTCTAATGATACAGCAGAAGGTAAAGCTCTTAATAGAAGAGTTACTGCTTTAGTAAATAAATAA
- a CDS encoding OmpA family protein, with protein sequence MKKILLSTIACATMMLAANSDYKYEITPLVGGALAEGNHGIDRNYVNAGLALGFNLQDSMIDQVELGFLRSVEDVEYSGLPANDTGITRVFTNLVKEYDLNSAISLYALAGVGVEVFDDEANGNEDSPFGNYGAGIKYKIADQFALKADVRHLIETDHGDSTLLYNLGFAIPFGEVSKPAPVVAPVVAPVAPKPKPAPKDSDKDGVIDELDQCPNTMAGAKVDSVGCMTLVNLDINFDTNSAVIKNGYNPKIAEFASMLRQNPKLSATIEAHTDSVGSNAYNQKLSEKRAASTIEALKALKVDPAKIKAVGYGETKPVASNDTVEGRAENRRVNAVLNRK encoded by the coding sequence ATGAAAAAAATATTATTGTCAACAATAGCTTGTGCAACTATGATGTTAGCTGCAAATAGTGATTACAAATACGAAATTACTCCATTAGTTGGAGGAGCTTTAGCTGAAGGTAATCATGGTATAGATAGAAATTATGTAAATGCTGGTTTAGCTTTAGGTTTCAATCTTCAAGATTCAATGATTGATCAAGTAGAATTAGGTTTCTTAAGATCAGTAGAAGATGTTGAATACTCAGGTTTACCAGCAAATGATACTGGTATTACTAGAGTTTTCACTAACTTAGTAAAAGAATATGATTTAAATTCTGCTATATCTTTATATGCATTAGCTGGGGTTGGTGTTGAAGTTTTTGATGACGAAGCTAATGGTAATGAAGATAGTCCATTTGGAAATTATGGTGCTGGAATTAAATATAAAATTGCTGACCAATTTGCTTTAAAAGCAGACGTTAGACATTTAATTGAAACAGACCATGGTGATAGTACATTATTATATAACTTAGGTTTTGCTATTCCATTTGGTGAAGTTTCTAAACCAGCTCCTGTAGTTGCTCCTGTAGTTGCTCCTGTTGCTCCAAAACCAAAACCAGCTCCAAAAGATTCAGATAAAGATGGTGTTATTGATGAATTAGACCAATGTCCAAATACAATGGCTGGTGCAAAAGTTGACTCTGTTGGATGTATGACTTTAGTAAACTTAGATATCAATTTTGATACTAACTCTGCAGTTATTAAAAATGGTTATAATCCAAAAATTGCTGAATTTGCAAGTATGTTAAGACAAAATCCAAAATTAAGTGCTACTATTGAAGCACACACAGATTCTGTTGGTTCAAATGCATACAACCAAAAATTATCAGAAAAAAGAGCTGCTTCTACAATTGAAGCTTTAAAAGCACTTAAAGTAGACCCAGCAAAAATTAAAGCAGTTGGTTATGGTGAAACTAAACCTGTTGCTTCTAATGACACAGTTGAAGGTAGAGCAGAAAACAGAAGAGTTAATGCTGTATTAAACAGAAAATAA
- a CDS encoding ribose-phosphate pyrophosphokinase: protein MSTFKLFSGSANPEFATKVAEYLGMRVSGATLNKFSDGEISVQITESVRGLDVFIIQPTCAPTNDNLMELLIMVDALKRSSAKSISAVIPYYGYARQDRKAAPRVPITAKLVADILETAGISRVVTVDLHAAQIQGFFNIPADNLFGSILFANYIKSKNLKNPIIASPDIGGVARARSYADKLGYDLIIVDKKREKANMSEVMNIIGDVKGKDVILVDDMIDTAGTIVKAAEVLKKKGANSVMACCTHGVLSGPAYERIEKGELDELVISDTIPTQKSAKKITILTASTMIGEAIRRIHNNESVNSIFIA from the coding sequence ATGTCAACATTTAAGCTTTTTAGTGGTTCAGCTAATCCTGAATTTGCAACAAAAGTAGCGGAATATTTAGGTATGAGAGTATCAGGTGCAACGCTTAATAAATTTAGTGATGGAGAAATCTCTGTTCAAATCACAGAAAGTGTGAGAGGATTAGATGTATTTATTATCCAACCAACATGTGCGCCAACAAACGATAATTTAATGGAATTATTAATAATGGTAGATGCACTAAAACGATCAAGTGCCAAATCTATTTCAGCTGTTATTCCATACTATGGATATGCAAGACAAGATAGAAAAGCAGCTCCTAGAGTTCCCATAACTGCAAAACTAGTTGCTGATATTTTAGAAACAGCTGGTATTTCAAGAGTTGTAACAGTAGATTTACATGCTGCTCAAATTCAAGGTTTTTTCAATATTCCTGCTGATAATTTATTCGGTTCTATTTTATTTGCAAACTATATAAAATCAAAAAATTTAAAAAACCCTATTATTGCAAGTCCAGATATTGGAGGAGTAGCACGAGCTAGATCTTATGCTGATAAGTTAGGTTATGATTTAATTATTGTTGATAAAAAAAGAGAAAAAGCTAATATGTCAGAAGTTATGAATATTATTGGTGATGTAAAAGGTAAAGATGTAATTCTAGTAGATGATATGATTGATACTGCTGGAACTATAGTAAAAGCAGCTGAAGTTTTAAAGAAAAAAGGTGCAAACTCTGTAATGGCATGTTGTACACATGGAGTACTTTCAGGACCTGCTTATGAAAGAATAGAAAAAGGTGAATTAGACGAGCTTGTAATCTCAGACACAATTCCTACACAAAAAAGTGCTAAAAAGATAACTATTTTAACTGCATCAACTATGATTGGTGAAGCAATAAGAAGAATTCATAATAATGAGTCTGTGAACTCAATCTTCATAGCTTAA
- a CDS encoding Opr family porin codes for MKNLLKGNKVSLVACGLLLTSSFAFGANTIDSAFKEGKVSGSLTAYGISHDGKGGEVDTNSGYGTVNLSYETASFMGLSAKAGFEAGHAMADGTLDNDALMTEAYVKYVNDMFSLTAGRQAIDLEWLGDYNEAVVAAITAVPDTTIVLGYTNQQAAADEDEIGDFTELTEDGAYVLDIKYTGFEGIEFNPYAYSAPDAVDFYGLKTTFTADMFGAVAHYATSSVDEVTGAKDGSIGHVELNTTIAGISAAVGYIKTDKDGGIGLMDTYGDNITPFDNGEDNYATDAKTVYGSLGYTVAGVDLGVLYGETDFDVNSESSELNLTAGYSITDSLSLGLLFVNYDLDASSDSDYKEYSATVAYTF; via the coding sequence ATGAAAAACCTTTTAAAAGGTAACAAAGTTAGCTTAGTAGCTTGCGGATTATTATTAACTTCTTCTTTTGCTTTTGGTGCAAATACTATTGATTCTGCATTTAAAGAAGGTAAAGTTTCAGGTTCTTTAACAGCTTATGGTATTTCACATGATGGAAAAGGTGGAGAAGTAGATACAAATTCAGGTTATGGTACAGTTAATTTATCTTATGAAACAGCTTCATTTATGGGTTTAAGCGCGAAAGCTGGATTTGAAGCTGGTCATGCTATGGCTGATGGAACATTAGATAATGATGCTCTAATGACTGAAGCTTATGTTAAATATGTAAATGATATGTTTTCTTTAACAGCTGGTAGACAAGCTATTGATTTAGAATGGTTAGGAGATTACAATGAAGCTGTTGTTGCAGCAATTACAGCTGTTCCTGATACTACAATTGTTTTAGGTTATACAAATCAACAAGCTGCAGCTGATGAAGATGAAATTGGTGATTTTACTGAACTTACTGAAGATGGTGCATATGTTTTAGATATTAAATATACAGGTTTTGAAGGTATTGAATTTAATCCTTATGCATATTCAGCTCCAGATGCAGTGGATTTCTATGGTTTAAAAACTACATTTACTGCTGATATGTTTGGAGCAGTTGCACATTATGCTACAAGTAGTGTAGATGAAGTTACAGGTGCTAAAGATGGTTCAATTGGTCATGTTGAATTAAACACTACAATTGCTGGTATTTCTGCTGCTGTTGGATATATCAAAACTGATAAAGATGGTGGGATAGGACTTATGGATACATATGGTGATAATATTACACCATTTGATAATGGTGAAGATAATTATGCAACTGATGCTAAAACTGTTTACGGTTCTTTAGGTTATACAGTTGCTGGAGTTGATTTAGGTGTATTATATGGTGAAACTGATTTTGATGTAAATTCTGAATCAAGTGAATTAAACTTAACAGCAGGATATTCAATAACTGATTCTTTATCTTTAGGATTATTATTTGTTAATTATGATTTAGATGCTTCTTCTGATTCAGATTATAAAGAGTATTCGGCTACCGTAGCTTACACATTCTAA
- the mnmA gene encoding tRNA 2-thiouridine(34) synthase MnmA: MDKKVMVGMSGGIDSSVTAYMLQKEGYEVEGVYLKLHNRTDGYHEKNLGHIEDVAKFLNIKYHILDLADKFTAEIYDYFVESYLEGTTPNPCVKCNKQIKFGAMLKFAQDNGCNYLATGHYAKTDGKFFYEADDKTKDQSYFLSQVDKEALPFMMFPLSTYKKEDIVRLGAELDSAYKRITEKNESQEICFVETVYTDVIKRHSNIDMPGRVLDEEGNIVGEHKGYAHYTIGKRRGFTVHGAHEPHFVTKLNPKDNTIVVGEKEALEVNEVIGINLNMFIDDIDFNCTVKLRYRSTSTPCHVKIENEKAYITLKEPAFGVAAGQLAVFYDGQKVVGSAWIESTK; this comes from the coding sequence ATGGATAAAAAAGTAATGGTAGGAATGAGCGGTGGAATTGATTCATCAGTAACTGCTTATATGCTACAAAAAGAAGGATATGAAGTTGAAGGCGTTTATCTAAAACTTCATAATAGAACAGATGGTTATCACGAAAAAAATTTAGGTCACATAGAAGATGTAGCTAAATTCTTAAATATCAAATATCACATTCTAGATTTAGCAGATAAATTTACAGCAGAAATTTATGACTACTTTGTTGAATCATACTTAGAAGGCACAACTCCTAATCCATGTGTAAAATGTAACAAACAAATAAAATTTGGAGCTATGTTAAAATTTGCTCAAGATAATGGATGTAACTATTTAGCAACAGGACACTATGCAAAAACTGATGGTAAATTTTTCTATGAAGCTGATGATAAAACAAAAGATCAAAGCTACTTCTTATCACAAGTTGATAAAGAAGCCCTTCCTTTTATGATGTTTCCACTTAGTACTTATAAAAAAGAGGATATTGTTAGACTTGGAGCTGAACTTGATTCTGCTTACAAAAGAATTACAGAAAAAAATGAATCACAAGAAATATGTTTTGTCGAAACTGTTTATACTGATGTTATAAAAAGACATTCAAATATAGATATGCCAGGACGTGTTCTTGATGAAGAAGGAAATATTGTAGGAGAGCATAAAGGTTATGCACACTATACAATAGGAAAAAGAAGAGGATTTACAGTTCATGGAGCTCATGAGCCTCACTTTGTTACAAAATTAAATCCAAAAGACAATACTATTGTTGTTGGGGAAAAAGAAGCATTAGAAGTAAATGAAGTAATTGGAATCAATTTAAATATGTTTATTGATGATATTGATTTTAATTGTACTGTAAAACTAAGATATAGATCAACTTCAACACCATGTCATGTAAAAATTGAAAATGAAAAAGCTTATATAACTCTAAAAGAACCTGCATTTGGAGTTGCGGCTGGTCAATTAGCTGTATTTTATGATGGTCAAAAAGTGGTTGGAAGTGCTTGGATAGAAAGTACTAAATAA
- the mnmA gene encoding tRNA 2-thiouridine(34) synthase MnmA: MKKKVVVGMSGGVDSSVTALLLKQQGYDVVGLFMRNWEYGIKGSQCPNRIEFEDAKKVGELIGIEVIGKDFVEEYRTKVFDVFLEGLKKGLTPNPDILCNREIKFNVFLNEAKKMGADMIATGHYAKIAFYKDHYVLDTPKDNSKDQSYFLHALSSEQLSHAMFPLGDLTKKEVREIAREHNLPVSDKKDSTGICFIGNQRFDDFITQHLKAIPGDIIDENGKVLGKHKGLICYTLGQRKGIGLGGIKETESANRTHKPWFSAKKNMEDNTLTVVQDTNHPLLMSQKVEATHMHWVLDEAPKVGDKLMAQVRYRQQKQACTIIEANEHRVLVEFDKPQRAVTLGQSLVLYDGVYCLGGGFISNYN, encoded by the coding sequence ATGAAAAAAAAAGTAGTTGTTGGAATGTCAGGTGGAGTTGATTCATCTGTTACTGCACTTTTATTAAAACAACAAGGCTATGATGTAGTAGGCTTATTCATGCGAAATTGGGAGTATGGAATAAAAGGTAGCCAATGTCCTAACCGTATAGAGTTTGAAGATGCTAAAAAAGTTGGTGAACTTATAGGAATAGAGGTAATTGGTAAAGACTTTGTTGAAGAATACAGAACAAAAGTATTTGATGTATTTTTAGAAGGTTTAAAAAAAGGTCTTACTCCAAATCCAGATATTTTATGTAATCGTGAAATCAAATTTAATGTATTTTTGAATGAAGCAAAGAAAATGGGTGCAGATATGATTGCAACTGGTCATTATGCCAAAATAGCTTTTTATAAAGATCATTATGTACTTGACACTCCAAAAGACAATTCAAAAGATCAAAGTTATTTTTTACACGCACTATCAAGTGAACAACTATCTCATGCTATGTTTCCTCTTGGAGATTTAACTAAAAAAGAAGTTAGAGAAATAGCAAGAGAGCACAATCTTCCAGTTAGTGATAAAAAAGATAGTACAGGAATTTGTTTTATAGGTAACCAAAGATTTGATGATTTTATTACACAACATTTAAAAGCAATTCCAGGTGATATTATTGATGAAAATGGAAAAGTATTAGGAAAACACAAAGGTCTTATTTGTTATACCTTAGGTCAAAGAAAAGGTATTGGTCTTGGTGGAATAAAAGAGACTGAATCAGCTAATCGTACTCATAAGCCATGGTTTTCAGCAAAAAAAAATATGGAAGATAATACATTAACAGTTGTTCAAGATACAAATCACCCATTACTTATGAGTCAAAAGGTTGAAGCTACTCATATGCACTGGGTATTAGATGAAGCACCTAAGGTTGGTGACAAATTAATGGCCCAAGTACGTTATCGACAGCAAAAGCAAGCTTGCACCATAATAGAAGCAAATGAGCATAGAGTTTTAGTTGAATTTGACAAGCCTCAAAGAGCTGTGACTTTGGGACAAAGTCTTGTTTTATACGATGGTGTTTATTGTCTAGGTGGGGGATTTATAAGTAATTATAATTAG
- the folK gene encoding 2-amino-4-hydroxy-6-hydroxymethyldihydropteridine diphosphokinase, whose product MKKKLTQNLTLFYTSNYPKKFNSTSNKKYSVTIGIGGNIGNTKKIFDKLILCLKKDSRFTLLMTSPLLQNPPFGFLEQSDFLNGIIALKTNLAPNEFLKNMQRLEKRFGRKRSFQDAPRTLDIDIIFFNNKKINTKDLIVPHKDWANRESVIIPLIEMKRINK is encoded by the coding sequence TTGAAAAAAAAATTAACACAAAATCTAACACTTTTTTATACTTCTAATTATCCTAAAAAATTCAATAGCACTTCAAATAAGAAATATTCTGTAACAATAGGAATTGGGGGAAATATTGGAAATACAAAAAAAATATTTGATAAATTAATCTTATGTTTAAAAAAAGATTCAAGATTTACTTTACTTATGACTTCACCATTATTACAAAATCCCCCTTTTGGTTTTTTAGAACAAAGTGATTTTTTAAATGGTATAATCGCACTTAAAACTAATCTAGCCCCTAATGAATTTTTAAAAAATATGCAGAGGTTAGAAAAAAGATTTGGAAGAAAGCGATCCTTTCAAGATGCGCCTAGAACTCTAGATATAGATATCATATTTTTTAATAATAAAAAAATAAATACGAAGGACCTAATAGTTCCTCATAAAGATTGGGCAAATAGAGAATCAGTGATTATTCCTTTAATAGAGATGAAAAGGATAAATAAATGA
- a CDS encoding M24 family metallopeptidase, producing MKNFILRDENAIYYECKFSCDNVIYLNLSDEKYFITDARYTTEAKEYAKKCEIIESSNLIDTAKEILKKNKIKKLMFDPNDFTYAAYTNISENLKTQFIPKANFSKLKRIIKSDKEIVLLKKAAIKGREGFKELAKFIRKNGFNQSEEFLYFKAFEKMTHTGKLDISFEPIIAINENAAKPHALPTSKKLKLNDLLLVDAGIKYKRYCSDRTCTSAVDFEKFSFKREQKFKNDKHQKIYDIVLKAQLNAIEKARVGMKASEIDKLTRDVIEKAGFGKYFIHSTGHGVGLDIHEFPNINSKSDVIIEDNMVFTIEPGIYLPNEFGVRIEDTVVMQDGKAVIL from the coding sequence ATGAAAAACTTTATACTTAGAGATGAAAATGCAATATATTACGAGTGCAAATTTTCTTGTGATAACGTAATATATTTAAATTTAAGTGATGAAAAATATTTTATAACAGATGCTAGATATACAACTGAAGCAAAAGAGTATGCAAAAAAATGCGAAATTATAGAATCTTCAAATCTAATAGATACGGCAAAAGAGATTTTAAAAAAGAATAAAATAAAAAAACTAATGTTTGATCCAAATGATTTTACATATGCTGCATATACAAATATAAGTGAAAATCTAAAAACACAATTTATTCCAAAAGCAAATTTTTCTAAATTAAAAAGAATTATCAAAAGTGATAAAGAAATAGTTCTACTAAAAAAAGCAGCAATCAAAGGTAGAGAAGGATTTAAAGAGTTAGCAAAGTTTATTAGAAAAAATGGATTTAATCAAAGTGAAGAATTTTTATATTTTAAAGCTTTTGAAAAAATGACTCATACAGGTAAATTAGATATCTCTTTTGAACCTATTATTGCAATTAATGAAAATGCAGCTAAACCTCATGCTCTTCCAACATCTAAAAAATTAAAATTAAATGATTTATTACTTGTGGATGCTGGAATAAAATATAAAAGATATTGTTCAGATAGAACTTGTACAAGTGCTGTTGATTTTGAAAAATTCTCTTTTAAAAGAGAGCAAAAATTCAAAAATGATAAACATCAAAAAATCTATGATATTGTTTTAAAAGCTCAATTAAATGCTATTGAAAAAGCAAGAGTTGGAATGAAAGCTTCTGAAATTGATAAATTAACTAGAGATGTTATAGAAAAAGCTGGTTTTGGAAAATATTTTATTCACAGCACTGGTCATGGTGTTGGTCTTGATATTCATGAATTTCCAAATATCAATTCAAAATCTGATGTAATTATTGAAGATAATATGGTATTTACAATAGAACCAGGTATTTATTTACCAAATGAATTTGGTGTTAGAATTGAAGATACAGTTGTTATGCAAGATGGAAAAGCTGTAATACTTTAA
- the aroQ gene encoding type II 3-dehydroquinate dehydratase — protein MKIAVIQGPNLNMLGIREQHIYGPMSLDQIHEQLKGAASQNGVEVEFFQSNLEGEIVDRIQECLGTVDGIMINPAAYSHTSIAIKDALSAVAMPVVEVHISNIYKREEFRQKSITAGASTGVISGFGPFGYHMGLIALMQIVSEIKAVTNAQQTAE, from the coding sequence ATGAAAATTGCCGTAATTCAAGGGCCAAACTTAAATATGCTAGGAATAAGAGAACAACACATTTACGGTCCTATGAGTCTTGATCAAATTCACGAACAACTAAAAGGTGCAGCTTCACAAAATGGTGTAGAAGTAGAGTTTTTTCAATCAAATCTAGAAGGTGAAATTGTAGATAGAATTCAAGAATGTTTAGGAACTGTTGATGGAATTATGATTAATCCAGCTGCTTATTCACACACATCAATCGCAATTAAAGATGCATTAAGTGCAGTTGCAATGCCAGTTGTTGAAGTTCATATTTCAAATATTTATAAAAGAGAAGAATTTAGACAAAAATCAATTACTGCTGGGGCTTCAACAGGTGTGATTTCAGGATTTGGACCATTTGGTTATCATATGGGATTAATTGCATTAATGCAAATTGTTTCTGAAATTAAAGCTGTTACTAACGCTCAACAAACTGCAGAGTAA
- the mqnF gene encoding aminofutalosine deaminase family hydrolase, whose translation MKIISADWLVICDENNSIIQNGAVVFTDKIQEVDTLNNIEKKYPNIEIEKLAKNSVLMPGLINSHIHLEFSGNTTTLKYGNFYSWLNSVIKHREDLISKANTKLILSKLSKMKRTGTTTIGAISSYSFDLDACVKSPLNKVFFCEVIGTKGDMIDTLFADFKDRLNIAKKYKSANFIPAIAIHSPYSVHPFLVRETLKLAREENLPVTSHFLESREEFEWLHKDEGAFVEFFKNFLGQEQSVTKPMEFLNLFSNIKNLSFTHCVEASSDDFEKIKSLGASVNHCVTSNRLLNNTKLDLEKLKDIPFTIGTDGLSSNNSLSMFDELRNVLMTHYDKNILEFSNVLLKAATINGSRALGLNKGSLAEGLDADIIALTLPDEIEEKEDLAMQIILHTKFVDKTIIGGEFV comes from the coding sequence ATGAAAATAATAAGCGCAGATTGGCTTGTGATTTGTGATGAAAATAATAGTATCATTCAAAATGGTGCTGTTGTTTTTACTGATAAAATTCAAGAAGTAGATACACTTAATAATATAGAAAAAAAATATCCAAATATTGAAATAGAAAAACTAGCAAAAAATTCAGTTTTAATGCCAGGTCTAATAAACTCTCATATTCATTTAGAATTTTCTGGAAACACCACAACTTTAAAATATGGAAATTTTTATTCATGGCTAAATTCTGTTATAAAACATAGAGAAGATTTAATATCTAAAGCAAATACTAAATTAATATTATCAAAACTAAGTAAGATGAAAAGAACAGGAACTACAACTATTGGAGCTATTTCTTCTTATTCATTTGATTTAGATGCTTGTGTAAAATCTCCTTTAAATAAAGTATTTTTTTGTGAAGTTATTGGAACCAAAGGTGATATGATTGATACTTTATTTGCTGATTTCAAAGATAGATTAAATATTGCAAAAAAATATAAATCTGCAAATTTTATACCAGCTATTGCTATTCATTCACCATATTCAGTACATCCTTTTTTAGTAAGAGAAACTTTAAAATTAGCAAGGGAAGAAAACCTTCCTGTTACTTCACATTTTTTAGAATCACGTGAAGAGTTTGAATGGCTTCACAAAGATGAAGGAGCTTTTGTTGAATTTTTTAAGAATTTTTTAGGACAAGAACAATCAGTAACAAAACCTATGGAGTTTTTAAATCTTTTTTCAAATATTAAAAATTTATCATTTACTCATTGTGTTGAAGCTAGTTCTGATGATTTTGAGAAAATTAAATCATTGGGTGCTAGTGTTAATCACTGTGTTACTTCAAATAGACTTTTAAATAATACAAAATTAGATTTAGAAAAACTAAAAGATATTCCTTTTACTATAGGAACAGATGGCCTTAGTTCAAATAACTCTTTATCTATGTTTGATGAGTTAAGAAATGTTTTAATGACTCATTATGATAAAAATATTTTAGAGTTTTCAAATGTTTTATTAAAAGCAGCAACTATTAATGGAAGTAGGGCATTAGGATTAAATAAAGGCTCATTAGCTGAAGGATTAGATGCTGATATCATAGCACTTACTTTACCTGATGAGATAGAAGAGAAAGAAGATTTAGCAATGCAAATTATTTTGCATACTAAATTTGTAGATAAAACAATAATAGGAGGAGAGTTTGTTTAA
- the sppA gene encoding signal peptide peptidase SppA, which yields MFNFFRILFSPVIAILDFITKYFKTIVFLTIMYFILVDTNEGLTDTNSFANLQKIELSGPIMDVSKTLEDIEKAKLDKNIKGIMLVVNSPGGAVAPSVELAYAIKELKEIKPVVVYASGVIASGSYYASIWANKIIANPGSMVGSIGVIMQGVNAEELMSKIGVSTQTVKAGKFKESGTPTRKWTDFEEKQLQSVIDDTYNMFIQDVAFARNLDIKNHTQFADAKIFTSKQAKEVGLVDEVATISFAQNELAILSKVENPIWKKEDKFDKFMDRLVSETISNVSMSFVTGLKAY from the coding sequence TTGTTTAATTTTTTTAGAATACTATTTTCACCTGTAATAGCAATTTTAGATTTTATAACTAAATATTTTAAAACAATAGTTTTTTTAACAATTATGTATTTTATTTTGGTTGATACAAATGAAGGTTTAACAGATACAAATAGTTTTGCTAATTTACAAAAAATAGAGTTAAGTGGTCCAATAATGGATGTTAGTAAAACATTAGAAGATATTGAAAAAGCTAAACTTGATAAAAACATAAAAGGTATTATGCTAGTTGTAAATTCTCCAGGAGGTGCAGTTGCTCCTTCTGTTGAATTAGCATATGCTATTAAAGAACTAAAAGAAATTAAGCCAGTTGTTGTATATGCAAGTGGAGTGATTGCTAGTGGCTCTTATTATGCTTCTATTTGGGCAAATAAGATTATTGCAAACCCTGGAAGTATGGTGGGATCAATTGGTGTTATTATGCAAGGTGTTAATGCTGAAGAGTTAATGAGTAAAATAGGAGTATCAACACAAACTGTAAAAGCTGGAAAATTCAAAGAATCAGGAACACCAACTAGAAAATGGACTGATTTTGAAGAGAAGCAACTTCAAAGTGTAATTGATGATACATATAATATGTTTATTCAAGACGTTGCTTTTGCTAGAAACCTTGACATTAAAAATCATACACAATTTGCTGATGCAAAAATATTTACATCAAAACAAGCAAAAGAGGTTGGTTTAGTAGATGAGGTTGCAACAATATCTTTTGCACAAAATGAATTAGCTATTTTATCAAAAGTTGAGAATCCTATTTGGAAAAAAGAGGATAAGTTTGATAAATTTATGGATAGATTAGTTAGTGAAACAATTTCAAATGTTAGTATGAGTTTTGTTACTGGATTAAAAGCATATTAA